Proteins encoded within one genomic window of Panicum virgatum strain AP13 chromosome 1N, P.virgatum_v5, whole genome shotgun sequence:
- the LOC120656879 gene encoding E3 ubiquitin-protein ligase RNF14-like isoform X2: MSSGASSSSSAPRAEAGDGYWAAREEAAARLEAMAARPLGEDELSAEQLETNNQLQEDEVLALQAIYGDDMVNLEDKAGLRSFEIFVWYPVPNGSKVLLSFRPNGTMIGTDNDGSQDVGELFYACRLKHLPPVVLTCLLPRSYPSTCAPYFTISAKWLDEPKVSYLCTMLDEIWTELPGQEVVYRWVDWLNSSSWSCISLNDSIVLVPDATSDVVDERAIAGKVLVDSTIPLMQDYDENRSQEIFLKSLLECGICLSENTGINFIKLPCHHLFCMKCMESHCKVHVKEGNLTMLTCPDTTCRSPLPPSILKSLLGDDCYTRWE, from the exons ATGTCGAGCGGGGCCTCGTCATCGTCCTCGGCGCCGCGGGCGGAGGCCGGGGACGGATATTGGGCGGCGCgggaagaggcggcggcgcggctagaGGCGATGGCCGCGAGGCCTCTTGGGGAGGACGAACTCTCGGCGGAGCAGTTGGAGACCAACAACCAGCTCCAGGAGGACGAG GTGTTGGCACTGCAAGCTATTTATGGGGATGATATGGTCAACTTGGAGGATAAGGCGGGGCTTCGCTCTTTTGAG ATTTTTGTCTGGTATCCAGTTCCTAATGGCAGTAAGGTCTTATTGAGTTTTCGTCCAAACGGAACTATGATTGGAACTGATAATGATGGGAGCCAAGATGTTGGTGAACTCTTTTATGCTTGCAGGTTAAAGCATTTGCCACCTGTGGTGTTAACATGTTTGCTGCCGCGTTCATATCCCAGTACATGTGCTCCTTATTTTACTATATCAGCCAAGTGGTTGGATGAACCAAAAGTTTCATACCTCTGTACCATGTTGGATGAGATTTGGACTGAGCTTCCAGGGCAAGAAGTAGTGTATAGATGGGTGGACTGGCTGAATAGCTCTTCATGGTCGTGCATTTCTTTGAACGACAGCATAGTATTAGTCCCAGATGCAACTTCAGATGTTGTAGATGAACGTGCTATTGCAGGAAAAGTTCTCGTTGATTCTACTATTCCTCTGATGCAAGATTACGATGAGAATAGATCTCAGGAAATATTTCTGAAAAGCCTACTTGAGTGTGGAATTTGTCTTAGTGAAAACACTG GCATAAATTTCATCAAGCTCCCATGCCACCATTTATTTTGCATGAAGTGCATGGAGTCTCACTGTAAAGTTCATGTGAAAGAAGGGAATTTAACAATGCTGACATGCCCTGATACAACTTGCCGCAGCCCCCTTCCACCATCAATATTGAAAAGCCTTCTGGGAGATGATTGCTATACGCGATGGGAATAA